A genomic region of Sarcophilus harrisii chromosome 6, mSarHar1.11, whole genome shotgun sequence contains the following coding sequences:
- the C6H11orf95 gene encoding uncharacterized protein C11orf95 homolog isoform X1 yields the protein MRASAPPRVAPSPLSPGVLGQVAGAVCRVLPQIRERRSPDPSSVCGSLLGLWIPPRSVDPSGPSSPHFSGLSGLPRSLGLPLPRRSIPFPGPGSKTRVLWAVAESRLCCASLPSPLPPPGPEPKPEAGAPGSLPSPRGRAPPAGRKYSDHCEARASRPGKSRIPGRDHRRYYHEHWRLEYLMDFNPARHGMVCMVCGSSLATLKLSTIKRHIRQKHPYSLHWSPREKEVISSSWDAHLGLGACGEPDGLGARAPDDDDEDEDDEEDEDEAPAAPPLCLPKSTGRSSSGSGGGRRRRRGGPSAPRRPGGSGGPGAPRSLERRLKESLQSWFRAEFLMDYDPRGNRLVCMACGRALPSLHLDDIRAHVLEAHPGSLGLTGPQRSALLQAWGTPAAAPPPPPPDDDLGPQDLTRKAPAPAAAPSSLEPAPSAPGAPRAAATATAEAGAAPGASTGLPRGRDHRRYYQERWRLEYLMEYDGGRRGLVCMVCGGALATLKMSTIKRHIRQRHPGSTGLSGPVKALIAQEWSRKATHLLALGLPFTELPGARAQREEEEQGQGGQEPEEEEEGEWAEGSPSAEEDGSAKRPEEEEGEGEEEEAEAPEPQAVAAPPAPPPPLPPPPPRSREQRRNYQPRWRGEYLMDYDGRRRGLVCMVCGGALATLKVSTIKRHILQVHPFSMDFTAEERKTILEAYEEAALRCYGHEGFGPPAPPPGGPDGDVQPGAVCRA from the exons ATGAGAGCCTCCGCTCCTCCCAGGGTCGCGCCGTCCCCCCTGTCTCCAGGTGTTCTTGGCCAAGTCGCGGGAGCAGTTTGCCGGGTCCTTCCCCAGATCAGGGAGCGAAGATCCCCAGATCCCTCCTCGGTCTGTGGATCCCTCCTCGGTCTGTGGATCCCTCCTCGGTCTGTGGATCCCTCGGGCCCTTCCAGCCCCCACTTCTCGGGCCTCTCTGGGCTGCCCCGTTCCCtcggcctccccctcccccgccgcTCCATCCCCTTTCCGGGCCCTGGGAGTAAGACTCGGGTTCTCTGGGCTGTGGCTGAAAGCCGCCTGTGCTgtgcctccctcccctcccccctcccccccccagggCCGGAGCCGAAGCCGGAGGCTGGGGCGCCGggctccctcccctctcccaggGGCCGGGCTCCCCCGGCCGGCCGGAAGTACTCGGACCACTGCGAGGCGCGGGCCTCCCGGCCGGGCAAGAGCCGCATCCCGGGCCGCGACCACCGGCGCTACTACCACGAGCACTGGCGGCTGGAGTACCTCATGGACTTCAACCCGGCGCGCCACGGCATGGTGTGCATGGTGTGCGGCAGCTCGCTGGCCACGCTCAAGCTCAGCACCATCAAGCGGCACATCCGCCAGAAGCACCCCTACTCCCTGCACTGGAGCCCCCGCGAGAAGGAGGTCATCAGCAGCAGCTGGGACGCGCACCTGGGGCTGGGGGCCTGCGGGGAGCCCGACGGGCTGGGGGCCCGGGCGCCCGACGACGACGACGAGGACGAGGACGACGAGGAGGACGAGGACGAGGCGCCGGCCGCCCCTCCGCTCTGCCTGCCCAAGAGCACAG GCCGATCGTCCTCGGGCAGCGGGGGTGGCCGGCGCCGGAGACGAGGGGGCCCCTCCGCTCCCCGACGGCCCGGGGGGAGCGGAGGTCCGGGGGCCCCTCGGAGCCTGGAGCGGCGGCTGAAGGAGTCCCTGCAGAGCTGGTTTCGGGCCGAGTTCCTCATGGACTACGACCCTCGGGGCAACCGGCTGGTGTGCATGGCCTGTGGCCGGGCCTTGCCCAGCCTCCACTTGGATGACATCCGGGCCCACGTCCTGGAGGCGCACCCCGGCTCCCTGGGGCTCACGGGCCCGCAGCGCAGCGCCCTGCTGCAGGCTTGGGGCACCCCGGCTGCGGCGCCACCCCCGCCCCCACCAG ACGATGACCTCGGCCCTCAGGACCTGACCCGAAAAGCCCCGGCTCCAGCCGCGGCGCCCTCCTCCCTGGAGCCCGCTCCCTCGGCCCCCGGGGCCCCGAGGGCGGCGGCGACGGCGACGGCGGAGGCGGGGGCAGCGCCCGGCGCGTCCACGGGCCTGCCCCGGGGCCGCGATCACCGGCGTTACTACCAGGAGCGCTGGCGGCTCGAGTACCTGATGGAGTACGACGGCGGGCGCCGCGGCCTGGTGTGCATGGTGTGCGGGGGCGCGCTGGCCACGCTCAAGATGAGCACCATCAAGCGGCACATCCGCCAGCGGCACCCGGGCTCCACGGGCCTCAGCGGCCCGGTCAAGGCGCTCATCGCCCAGGAGTGGAGCCGGAAGGCCACGCACCTGCTGGCCCTGGGGCTGCCCTTCACCGAGCTCCCGGGGGCCCGGGcccagagggaagaggaagagcaggGACAGGGGGGCCAAGAGCccgaggaagaagaggagggagagtggG CCGAAGGTTCGCCCTCCGCAGAGGAAGACGGCAGCGCCAAGAGGccggaggaagaggaaggagaaggggaggaagaagaggccGAGGCCCCAGAGCCGCAGGCGGTCGCCGCGCCCCCGGCGCCCCCGCCGCCCCTGCCCCCGCCGCCCCCGCGCAGCCGGGAGCAGCGGCGCAACTACCAGCCGCGCTGGCGGGGCGAGTACCTGATGGACTACGACGGGCGGCGGCGCGGCCTGGTGTGCATGGTGTGCGGGGGCGCGCTGGCCACGCTCAAAGTCAGCACCATCAAGCGCCACATCCTGCAGGTGCACCCCTTCTCCATGGACTTCACGGCCGAGGAGCGCAAGACCATCCTGGAGGCCTACGAGGAGGCGGCCCTGCGCTGCTACGGCCACGAGGGCTTCGGGCCGCCCGCGCCGCCCCCGGGGGGCCCCGACGGGGACGTCCAGCCGGGGGCCGTGTGCCGGGCGTAG
- the C6H11orf95 gene encoding uncharacterized protein C11orf95 homolog isoform X2 — MEPGGDPRSRSGGGGGPAAPRGRRPPRAPGPENQEAGGPEPKPEAGAPGSLPSPRGRAPPAGRKYSDHCEARASRPGKSRIPGRDHRRYYHEHWRLEYLMDFNPARHGMVCMVCGSSLATLKLSTIKRHIRQKHPYSLHWSPREKEVISSSWDAHLGLGACGEPDGLGARAPDDDDEDEDDEEDEDEAPAAPPLCLPKSTGRSSSGSGGGRRRRRGGPSAPRRPGGSGGPGAPRSLERRLKESLQSWFRAEFLMDYDPRGNRLVCMACGRALPSLHLDDIRAHVLEAHPGSLGLTGPQRSALLQAWGTPAAAPPPPPPDDDLGPQDLTRKAPAPAAAPSSLEPAPSAPGAPRAAATATAEAGAAPGASTGLPRGRDHRRYYQERWRLEYLMEYDGGRRGLVCMVCGGALATLKMSTIKRHIRQRHPGSTGLSGPVKALIAQEWSRKATHLLALGLPFTELPGARAQREEEEQGQGGQEPEEEEEGEWAEGSPSAEEDGSAKRPEEEEGEGEEEEAEAPEPQAVAAPPAPPPPLPPPPPRSREQRRNYQPRWRGEYLMDYDGRRRGLVCMVCGGALATLKVSTIKRHILQVHPFSMDFTAEERKTILEAYEEAALRCYGHEGFGPPAPPPGGPDGDVQPGAVCRA; from the exons ATGGAGCCCGGCGGGGACCCGCGGAGCcggagcggcggcggcggcgggcccGCAGCCCCCCGCGGCCGGCGCCCCCCGCGGGCCCCGGGCCCGGAGAACCAGGAGGCCGGAG ggCCGGAGCCGAAGCCGGAGGCTGGGGCGCCGggctccctcccctctcccaggGGCCGGGCTCCCCCGGCCGGCCGGAAGTACTCGGACCACTGCGAGGCGCGGGCCTCCCGGCCGGGCAAGAGCCGCATCCCGGGCCGCGACCACCGGCGCTACTACCACGAGCACTGGCGGCTGGAGTACCTCATGGACTTCAACCCGGCGCGCCACGGCATGGTGTGCATGGTGTGCGGCAGCTCGCTGGCCACGCTCAAGCTCAGCACCATCAAGCGGCACATCCGCCAGAAGCACCCCTACTCCCTGCACTGGAGCCCCCGCGAGAAGGAGGTCATCAGCAGCAGCTGGGACGCGCACCTGGGGCTGGGGGCCTGCGGGGAGCCCGACGGGCTGGGGGCCCGGGCGCCCGACGACGACGACGAGGACGAGGACGACGAGGAGGACGAGGACGAGGCGCCGGCCGCCCCTCCGCTCTGCCTGCCCAAGAGCACAG GCCGATCGTCCTCGGGCAGCGGGGGTGGCCGGCGCCGGAGACGAGGGGGCCCCTCCGCTCCCCGACGGCCCGGGGGGAGCGGAGGTCCGGGGGCCCCTCGGAGCCTGGAGCGGCGGCTGAAGGAGTCCCTGCAGAGCTGGTTTCGGGCCGAGTTCCTCATGGACTACGACCCTCGGGGCAACCGGCTGGTGTGCATGGCCTGTGGCCGGGCCTTGCCCAGCCTCCACTTGGATGACATCCGGGCCCACGTCCTGGAGGCGCACCCCGGCTCCCTGGGGCTCACGGGCCCGCAGCGCAGCGCCCTGCTGCAGGCTTGGGGCACCCCGGCTGCGGCGCCACCCCCGCCCCCACCAG ACGATGACCTCGGCCCTCAGGACCTGACCCGAAAAGCCCCGGCTCCAGCCGCGGCGCCCTCCTCCCTGGAGCCCGCTCCCTCGGCCCCCGGGGCCCCGAGGGCGGCGGCGACGGCGACGGCGGAGGCGGGGGCAGCGCCCGGCGCGTCCACGGGCCTGCCCCGGGGCCGCGATCACCGGCGTTACTACCAGGAGCGCTGGCGGCTCGAGTACCTGATGGAGTACGACGGCGGGCGCCGCGGCCTGGTGTGCATGGTGTGCGGGGGCGCGCTGGCCACGCTCAAGATGAGCACCATCAAGCGGCACATCCGCCAGCGGCACCCGGGCTCCACGGGCCTCAGCGGCCCGGTCAAGGCGCTCATCGCCCAGGAGTGGAGCCGGAAGGCCACGCACCTGCTGGCCCTGGGGCTGCCCTTCACCGAGCTCCCGGGGGCCCGGGcccagagggaagaggaagagcaggGACAGGGGGGCCAAGAGCccgaggaagaagaggagggagagtggG CCGAAGGTTCGCCCTCCGCAGAGGAAGACGGCAGCGCCAAGAGGccggaggaagaggaaggagaaggggaggaagaagaggccGAGGCCCCAGAGCCGCAGGCGGTCGCCGCGCCCCCGGCGCCCCCGCCGCCCCTGCCCCCGCCGCCCCCGCGCAGCCGGGAGCAGCGGCGCAACTACCAGCCGCGCTGGCGGGGCGAGTACCTGATGGACTACGACGGGCGGCGGCGCGGCCTGGTGTGCATGGTGTGCGGGGGCGCGCTGGCCACGCTCAAAGTCAGCACCATCAAGCGCCACATCCTGCAGGTGCACCCCTTCTCCATGGACTTCACGGCCGAGGAGCGCAAGACCATCCTGGAGGCCTACGAGGAGGCGGCCCTGCGCTGCTACGGCCACGAGGGCTTCGGGCCGCCCGCGCCGCCCCCGGGGGGCCCCGACGGGGACGTCCAGCCGGGGGCCGTGTGCCGGGCGTAG